Proteins from a genomic interval of Rhodothermus marinus:
- a CDS encoding ABC transporter permease has product MREVWILTRRELRAFFDSPSAYIVLSVFLLITGWFFGNSLFVENVASLRSVFDLAPVLFMFFIPALTMGTFAEERRAGTIELLLTLPVRDGQVIAAKLLSVVIVLLVALALTGVYVLTLAVLGDPDNGATLGGYLGLALLGLSCSALGLLASSLTRNQIVAFILGFAMIFGLYLLDKVTIFVPGWLAPILEYLSIDFHYRNLMRGVIDSRDVLYYLSLTAFAGLLTAYHLARRPE; this is encoded by the coding sequence ATGCGGGAAGTCTGGATCCTCACGCGACGCGAACTGCGGGCCTTCTTCGACAGCCCGTCGGCCTACATCGTGCTGAGCGTGTTTCTGCTCATTACGGGCTGGTTCTTCGGCAACAGCCTGTTCGTCGAGAACGTCGCGTCGCTGCGATCGGTCTTCGACCTGGCGCCGGTGTTGTTCATGTTCTTCATCCCGGCGCTCACGATGGGCACCTTCGCCGAAGAGCGCCGCGCCGGTACGATTGAACTGCTGCTGACATTGCCGGTGCGTGACGGACAGGTCATCGCCGCCAAATTGCTGTCGGTGGTGATCGTGCTGCTGGTGGCGCTGGCCCTGACCGGCGTCTACGTGCTGACGCTGGCCGTGCTGGGCGATCCGGACAACGGCGCCACGCTCGGCGGCTATCTGGGACTGGCGCTGCTGGGCCTGTCCTGCAGCGCGCTGGGGCTGCTGGCCTCCAGCCTGACGCGCAACCAGATCGTGGCCTTCATTCTGGGCTTTGCCATGATTTTCGGACTGTACCTGCTCGACAAGGTCACGATCTTCGTGCCGGGCTGGCTGGCCCCCATCCTGGAGTACCTGAGCATCGACTTCCACTACCGGAACCTGATGCGCGGCGTGATCGACTCGCGCGACGTGCTCTACTACCTGTCGCTGACGGCGTTTGCCGGTTTGCTGACCGCGTATCACCTGGCACGACGTCCGGAGTGA
- a CDS encoding ATP-binding cassette domain-containing protein, with protein MIEVRELTKRYGSEVAVDRISFTVRSGEVLGFLGPNGAGKTTTMKVITCYLPPTEGTVLVDGLDVRHDSLAIRQKIGYLPENTPLYPDMVTYDYLEFMAAMRGLDGAARRRRLAEVIEVCGLGDVLTKRIDALSKGYRQRVGLAQAMVHDPPILILDEPTSGLDPNQIVEIRSLIKTLGREKTVILSTHILPEVQASCDRVLIIHRGRIVADGTPDELQSTHGGQRILFGVQAPEPEVRSALERLDGVRVEEARTESDSTLLLRLSADGQKDLRPELFRLAVERGWTLTELHRERVDLEEVFRQLTMN; from the coding sequence ATGATCGAGGTACGCGAGCTGACGAAGCGTTACGGGTCGGAGGTGGCCGTCGACCGCATTTCGTTCACCGTGCGGTCGGGCGAGGTGCTGGGCTTTCTCGGTCCCAACGGGGCCGGAAAGACCACCACGATGAAGGTGATCACCTGCTACCTGCCTCCGACCGAGGGCACCGTCCTGGTGGACGGGCTGGACGTGCGGCACGACAGCCTGGCGATTCGCCAGAAGATCGGCTACCTGCCCGAAAACACGCCGCTCTATCCCGACATGGTCACCTACGACTATCTGGAGTTCATGGCGGCCATGCGGGGGCTCGATGGAGCGGCGCGGCGGCGTCGCCTGGCCGAGGTGATCGAAGTGTGCGGACTGGGCGACGTGCTCACCAAGCGCATCGACGCGCTCTCGAAGGGATACCGCCAGCGCGTCGGGCTGGCGCAGGCCATGGTGCACGACCCGCCCATCCTGATCCTGGACGAGCCGACCTCCGGGCTCGATCCCAACCAGATCGTGGAGATCCGGAGCCTGATCAAGACGCTCGGGCGCGAAAAGACCGTCATCCTCTCGACGCACATCCTGCCCGAGGTGCAGGCTTCGTGCGACCGCGTCCTGATCATTCATCGCGGGCGGATCGTGGCCGACGGCACGCCCGACGAGCTGCAATCGACCCACGGCGGCCAGCGCATTCTGTTCGGCGTGCAGGCGCCGGAGCCTGAGGTGCGGTCTGCGCTGGAGCGGTTGGACGGCGTGCGCGTAGAGGAGGCGCGGACGGAAAGCGACAGCACGCTGCTGCTGCGCCTGAGCGCCGACGGCCAGAAGGACCTGCGCCCGGAGCTGTTCCGCCTGGCCGTTGAGCGCGGCTGGACGCTCACCGAGCTCCACCGGGAGCGCGTCGATCTGGAGGAGGTCTTCCGCCAGCTCACGATGAACTAA
- a CDS encoding ATP-binding protein: MIERHLLSEVLQGLQEVPAVCLLGPRQAGKTTLALRVAELIGGVYLDLESPRDLAKLSDPEAYLLLHLGELVILDEVHRVPGLFPILRGLIDQARRRGKRAGLYLLLGSASLDLLRQSGESLAGRVRYLELTPFFVLEPTDRPLEALWLRGGFPESLLAETELQSFRWRQDFIRTYLEREIPRFGTRLPAEMLRRLWVMLAHRQGGTLNAAELARNLGIDVRTVNRYLDLLVDLFLVRRLPPWHANVEKRLVRSPRLYIRDSGLLHALLDIIDMETLLSHPVVGASWEGFVIENLIASAPTGTTFYFYRTAGGAEIDLLIVWPDGRRWAVEVKRSLSPRPDRGFYAACEDVRPEKQFIVYPGSDRFPVGQGIEALPLIELARLLQAQKHTA, translated from the coding sequence ATGATTGAGCGTCATTTGCTTTCGGAAGTGCTCCAGGGGTTGCAGGAGGTCCCGGCTGTTTGCTTGCTTGGACCACGCCAGGCGGGAAAAACCACGCTGGCGTTACGGGTAGCCGAGTTGATCGGCGGGGTTTATCTGGATCTGGAATCTCCGCGGGATCTGGCCAAGTTATCCGATCCTGAGGCATATCTACTGCTTCATCTGGGTGAGCTGGTCATTCTGGATGAGGTGCACCGGGTACCCGGACTGTTCCCGATCCTCAGGGGCTTGATTGATCAGGCTCGTCGTCGGGGAAAGCGTGCAGGGCTGTATCTGTTGCTGGGTTCGGCTTCGCTGGATTTGCTCCGGCAGTCCGGAGAGTCGCTGGCCGGGCGTGTGCGGTATCTGGAGCTGACTCCTTTTTTTGTGCTTGAACCGACAGACCGTCCATTGGAAGCGCTGTGGCTGCGTGGCGGTTTCCCGGAGAGTTTACTGGCCGAGACAGAGCTGCAGAGTTTTCGATGGCGTCAGGACTTTATTCGGACTTACTTGGAACGGGAGATTCCCCGGTTCGGGACGCGTTTGCCAGCAGAGATGTTGCGGCGACTGTGGGTTATGCTGGCACATCGGCAGGGAGGGACGTTGAATGCAGCGGAACTGGCTCGTAACCTGGGGATCGATGTGCGTACGGTAAATCGCTATTTAGATCTGCTGGTAGACCTGTTTCTGGTGCGTCGTTTACCCCCCTGGCATGCCAATGTCGAAAAGCGTCTGGTCAGATCGCCGCGACTTTATATCCGAGACAGCGGGCTGTTGCATGCACTGCTGGATATTATCGACATGGAAACGCTGCTGTCTCATCCGGTCGTAGGGGCAAGCTGGGAGGGTTTCGTTATAGAAAACCTGATAGCCAGTGCACCGACAGGGACGACCTTCTATTTCTATCGCACGGCCGGTGGTGCGGAGATCGATTTGCTGATTGTATGGCCTGACGGCCGGCGCTGGGCCGTTGAGGTCAAACGCAGCCTGAGTCCACGCCCGGATCGCGGTTTCTATGCAGCCTGTGAGGATGTACGCCCGGAGAAGCAATTCATAGTGTATCCAGGGTCGGACCGGTTCCCGGTAGGACAGGGCATAGAAGCATTACCCCTGATTGAGCTCGCGCGTCTGTTGCAGGCACAAAAGCATACCGCATGA
- a CDS encoding carbohydrate porin codes for MHLTPRTTLFFYGLGNQGGSISARVGDAQGVSNIEAPTSWRLYEAFVEHVTATGRLSVLAGLYDLNSEFDVLPAAGLFINSSFGIGAELAASRPQGPSIFPVTSPGLRVRLGFQRSARYAGYLQAVALDGVPGDPDRPAGTHIVFGRNDGLLLVAEAGALVHPEAPLPDGSPIRLVSRLHEHPHHHKLALGAWYYTARFRWLDADRTQRGNAGVYLLAESRLYREDPRTLWAFLRVGLAHPRVNRFGAYTGGGFSGRGWVPGRPADRMGLAVAAAHNSSAYRRLQRQQGTPVHRTEWVFEGTYLLALSTALRLQFDLQWVLHPDTRAGSVLVGGLRLLWSP; via the coding sequence GTGCACCTGACGCCGCGCACCACCCTCTTTTTTTACGGGCTGGGCAACCAGGGCGGATCGATCAGCGCGCGCGTTGGCGACGCACAGGGCGTCAGCAACATCGAAGCACCCACCTCCTGGCGCCTCTACGAAGCGTTTGTCGAGCACGTGACGGCCACCGGCCGCCTTTCCGTGCTGGCGGGGCTGTACGACCTGAACAGCGAGTTCGACGTGCTACCGGCCGCCGGGCTTTTTATCAACAGCTCGTTCGGCATCGGCGCCGAACTGGCCGCCAGTCGTCCGCAGGGGCCGTCGATCTTCCCCGTGACGTCGCCCGGACTCCGGGTTCGCCTGGGTTTTCAGCGAAGCGCCCGGTATGCTGGCTACCTGCAGGCCGTGGCGCTCGACGGGGTGCCGGGCGATCCGGACCGCCCCGCCGGCACGCACATCGTCTTCGGACGCAACGACGGCCTGCTGCTGGTGGCCGAAGCCGGCGCGCTGGTGCATCCGGAAGCACCGCTGCCCGACGGCTCGCCGATCCGGCTCGTCAGTCGCCTGCACGAACATCCCCATCATCACAAGCTGGCGCTGGGCGCCTGGTACTACACCGCCCGCTTCCGGTGGCTCGACGCAGACCGCACGCAACGGGGCAATGCCGGCGTCTATCTACTGGCTGAATCGCGGCTCTACCGGGAAGACCCCCGCACGCTCTGGGCCTTTCTGCGGGTGGGCCTGGCGCATCCGCGCGTGAACCGCTTTGGCGCCTACACGGGCGGGGGCTTCAGTGGAAGGGGCTGGGTGCCGGGACGCCCGGCCGACCGCATGGGACTGGCCGTCGCCGCCGCCCACAACAGCAGCGCCTACCGCCGCCTGCAGCGACAGCAGGGCACGCCCGTACACCGTACCGAATGGGTTTTCGAAGGCACTTATCTGCTTGCCCTCAGCACAGCGCTCCGCCTGCAGTTCGATCTGCAATGGGTGCTCCACCCCGATACCCGCGCCGGCAGCGTGCTGGTCGGCGGCCTTCGCCTGCTGTGGAGTCCTTAA
- a CDS encoding DUF5615 family PIN-like protein, producing the protein MRFLADMGISPHTVRFLREQGYDAVHLRELKGQLLTDASILELARTERRILLTHDLDFGELMAASGARLPTVIVFRLRNMRPENVNRYLMGIIDRFGDQLRAGAMVSVTEAQVRIRSLPLSS; encoded by the coding sequence ATGAGGTTCCTTGCAGACATGGGGATTTCTCCCCATACGGTCAGGTTTCTGAGAGAACAAGGATATGACGCCGTTCATCTTCGTGAACTTAAGGGCCAGTTACTTACGGATGCGTCTATTCTGGAACTGGCGCGAACAGAACGCAGAATCTTATTGACGCATGATCTTGATTTTGGTGAACTGATGGCTGCGAGCGGCGCCCGGTTACCCACTGTGATCGTGTTTCGTCTTCGAAATATGCGCCCTGAAAATGTGAATAGATACCTGATGGGAATAATTGACAGATTCGGTGATCAGTTGCGTGCCGGAGCCATGGTGAGCGTGACCGAGGCACAGGTGCGCATACGTTCGCTTCCGCTGTCGTCTTAA
- a CDS encoding DUF433 domain-containing protein, whose amino-acid sequence MKARFPVPGLERITFDPEVMGGRACIRDTRVTVSLILNLLANGMQVHEILEAYPYLEPEDIHQALKYAAWLSEEWVVPLSPETP is encoded by the coding sequence ATGAAAGCACGTTTTCCTGTGCCTGGCCTGGAACGTATCACGTTTGATCCTGAAGTGATGGGGGGACGTGCCTGCATTCGGGACACACGGGTTACGGTTTCGCTGATCTTGAATTTGCTGGCAAATGGAATGCAAGTCCACGAAATTCTTGAAGCCTATCCTTATCTGGAACCTGAAGATATTCATCAGGCGCTCAAGTATGCGGCCTGGCTCTCCGAGGAATGGGTCGTGCCACTGAGTCCAGAAACCCCATGA
- a CDS encoding amylo-alpha-1,6-glucosidase, producing MSEPVVIDPEALIEQAKAVLRANDVNGIFVKPGTYQYPHQWNWDAALVALGLSHFDRPRAEQEIRSLLKGQWKDGMLPHVVYHNGASDYFPTPDFWQIERSPNAPEGVLTSGIVQPPLLATCVRLMHERAPDREASLAFVREIYPALYRWHRWLRTARDPENTGLVAIVHPWESGTDNAARFVEPMIRVIPTRVPAYQRKDFLHVREDERPIQAEYQRFIYLIDLFRQWGYDQETIYARSPFLVQDTLFNALMYRAQRDLRALAAELGEPTEEFDEWLATTRYAYNARLWSEEHGLYFAYDLRARRVLEENGCATFIPLFAGLASERQARRLVEEHLLNPEEYAPDGTRYYVPSQAKNNLFFEPRRYWRGPVWIIINWMVMEGLRRYGYHELAETIRQHSLELVQKSGFMEYYDPRDGTGCGATGFSWTAALTIEMLAGQPVPA from the coding sequence ATGTCTGAACCAGTGGTCATTGACCCGGAGGCGCTGATCGAACAGGCGAAGGCGGTCCTCCGGGCGAACGACGTAAACGGGATTTTTGTTAAGCCGGGGACCTACCAGTACCCCCATCAGTGGAACTGGGACGCGGCGCTGGTGGCGCTGGGACTCAGCCACTTCGATCGCCCGCGGGCCGAGCAGGAGATCCGCTCGCTGCTGAAAGGGCAGTGGAAGGACGGCATGTTGCCGCACGTGGTCTACCACAACGGCGCTTCCGACTACTTCCCGACGCCCGATTTCTGGCAGATCGAGCGGAGTCCGAACGCGCCGGAGGGCGTGCTGACGTCCGGGATCGTCCAGCCGCCGCTGCTGGCCACCTGCGTGCGCCTCATGCACGAGCGGGCGCCGGACCGCGAGGCCTCGCTGGCCTTTGTGCGGGAGATCTACCCGGCGCTCTACCGCTGGCATCGCTGGCTACGCACGGCCCGGGACCCCGAAAACACCGGCCTGGTGGCGATCGTGCATCCCTGGGAGTCGGGCACCGACAACGCCGCGCGCTTTGTGGAGCCCATGATCCGGGTCATCCCCACGCGCGTGCCGGCCTACCAGCGCAAGGACTTTCTGCACGTGCGCGAGGACGAACGGCCCATTCAGGCCGAATACCAGCGCTTTATCTATTTGATCGACCTGTTCCGCCAGTGGGGCTACGATCAGGAGACGATCTACGCCCGCTCGCCGTTTCTGGTGCAGGACACGCTTTTCAACGCGCTCATGTACCGGGCGCAGCGTGACCTGCGGGCGCTGGCCGCCGAGCTGGGCGAACCCACCGAGGAGTTCGACGAGTGGCTGGCCACCACGCGCTACGCCTACAATGCCCGGCTCTGGAGCGAGGAACACGGTCTGTACTTCGCCTACGACCTGCGCGCCCGGCGCGTGCTGGAAGAGAACGGCTGCGCCACGTTCATCCCGCTGTTTGCCGGGCTGGCCAGCGAACGCCAGGCGCGTCGGCTTGTCGAAGAGCACCTGCTCAATCCCGAGGAGTATGCGCCGGACGGCACGCGTTACTACGTGCCCTCGCAGGCCAAGAACAATCTGTTCTTCGAGCCGCGGCGCTACTGGCGCGGCCCGGTGTGGATCATCATCAACTGGATGGTCATGGAGGGCCTGCGCCGCTACGGCTATCACGAGCTGGCCGAAACGATCCGGCAGCACAGCCTGGAGCTGGTGCAGAAGTCCGGCTTCATGGAGTACTACGACCCCCGCGATGGGACCGGCTGCGGGGCGACGGGCTTCTCCTGGACGGCCGCGCTGACGATCGAAATGCTGGCCGGCCAACCCGTACCGGCATGA
- a CDS encoding dipeptidyl-peptidase 3 family protein, whose amino-acid sequence MRRLPLLFALLLLPACETPETMPEASLDTVLTVPGASPEAQALLRKYAPFRLEADLSGLSDNQRRMLRLLIDAAREMDAIFKVQAYGNLDSLLATIEDPGLRRFAEINYGPWDRLDGNRPFIEGVGPKPPGANFYPPDMTREEFEAAAAENEALRSLYTMVRRDAQGRLVAIPYHEFFAPHVRRAAELLRQAAELAEDEGLHRYLTLRAEALLTDDYYESDRAWLDMKTNTIDVVIGPIETYEDQLFGYKAAAEAFVLLKDRAWSERLGRYATLLPELQAALPVPDAYKREQPGTDSDLGAYDALYYAGDANAGAKTIAINLPNDERVQLEKGTRRLQLKNVMRAKFEKILLPIADVLIAEDQRAHITFDAFFGNTMFHEVAHGLGIKHTITGRGTVREALRDLYTTMEEGKADVLGLYMVTWLIDRGEWEADPMDHYVTFLAGIFRSIRFGAASAHGRANLIRFNFFKEQGAFTRDAATGTYRVVPERMQTAVNALSEQILHLQGDGDYAATAAFIERYGQMDDTLRADLARIQQAGIPVDIVFVQGPEVLGLE is encoded by the coding sequence ATGCGCCGACTTCCCCTTTTGTTCGCACTCCTGCTGCTCCCTGCCTGTGAAACGCCGGAAACCATGCCCGAAGCAAGCCTCGACACCGTGCTGACCGTGCCGGGCGCCTCGCCCGAAGCGCAGGCGCTTTTGCGCAAGTACGCGCCGTTCCGACTCGAAGCCGACCTGAGCGGCCTTTCAGACAACCAGCGCCGGATGCTCCGCCTGCTCATCGACGCGGCCCGCGAAATGGACGCCATCTTCAAGGTGCAGGCCTACGGCAACCTGGATTCGCTGCTGGCCACGATCGAAGATCCGGGCCTCCGGCGCTTCGCGGAAATCAACTACGGCCCCTGGGACCGGCTCGATGGCAATCGGCCCTTTATCGAAGGCGTGGGTCCCAAGCCGCCGGGCGCCAACTTTTATCCGCCCGACATGACGCGCGAGGAATTCGAAGCGGCCGCCGCCGAAAACGAAGCGCTTCGCAGCCTCTACACCATGGTACGGCGCGACGCGCAGGGCCGGCTCGTCGCCATCCCCTACCACGAATTTTTTGCGCCGCACGTCCGCCGCGCTGCCGAGCTGCTTCGCCAGGCGGCCGAACTGGCCGAGGACGAAGGGCTTCACCGCTACCTCACGCTCCGCGCCGAGGCGCTCCTGACCGACGACTACTACGAAAGCGATCGGGCCTGGCTCGACATGAAGACGAACACGATCGACGTGGTGATCGGTCCGATCGAAACCTACGAGGACCAGCTCTTCGGCTACAAGGCGGCCGCCGAGGCCTTCGTGCTGCTCAAGGACCGCGCCTGGAGCGAGCGCCTCGGCCGTTACGCCACGTTGCTCCCCGAGCTGCAGGCCGCGTTGCCTGTACCCGACGCCTATAAGCGCGAACAGCCCGGCACCGACTCGGACCTCGGCGCCTACGACGCGCTCTATTACGCGGGCGACGCCAACGCCGGCGCTAAGACGATTGCCATCAACCTGCCCAACGACGAGCGCGTCCAGCTCGAAAAAGGCACGCGCCGCCTGCAACTCAAAAACGTCATGCGGGCCAAGTTCGAAAAGATCCTGCTCCCGATCGCCGACGTGCTGATCGCCGAAGACCAGCGCGCGCACATCACCTTCGACGCCTTCTTCGGCAACACGATGTTTCATGAAGTCGCGCACGGGCTGGGCATCAAACACACGATCACCGGACGCGGCACCGTGCGCGAGGCGTTGCGCGACCTGTACACGACCATGGAGGAAGGCAAGGCGGACGTGCTCGGCCTCTACATGGTCACCTGGCTGATCGATCGCGGCGAGTGGGAGGCCGATCCAATGGATCACTACGTGACCTTCCTGGCCGGTATTTTCCGCTCAATTCGCTTCGGCGCGGCCAGCGCCCACGGCCGTGCCAACCTCATCCGGTTCAATTTCTTCAAGGAGCAGGGCGCTTTCACACGCGATGCGGCCACCGGCACCTACCGCGTCGTGCCCGAGCGCATGCAGACAGCCGTCAATGCGCTTTCGGAGCAGATCCTCCACCTGCAGGGCGACGGCGACTACGCCGCCACGGCCGCCTTCATCGAGCGCTACGGTCAGATGGACGACACGCTCCGCGCCGACCTGGCCCGCATCCAGCAGGCCGGCATCCCCGTGGACATCGTCTTCGTACAGGGTCCGGAAGTGCTGGGACTGGAGTAG
- a CDS encoding TetR/AcrR family transcriptional regulator yields MRARILEAARRRFFREGYARVTMDELARELGMSKKTLYQHFPTKAALAAAVMEAFRAQVAEGLGRIFEDHTLSLPERLARAFAEAVRHLRQIEKPFLEDLARFLPDVWAETERFRSETIARLLGGALREGRAAGFIRTDVPVEIMLRSFQAVAERLVTPSALMELPYTLPEMIRLVIQLLFEGMLTDAARGDFRKALDAIASEGNLTP; encoded by the coding sequence GTGCGCGCGCGCATCCTGGAAGCGGCACGGCGACGCTTTTTCCGGGAAGGCTATGCGCGGGTGACCATGGATGAGCTCGCCCGCGAGCTGGGCATGAGCAAAAAAACGCTCTACCAGCACTTCCCCACCAAAGCCGCACTCGCAGCGGCCGTCATGGAGGCTTTTCGCGCTCAGGTGGCCGAAGGCCTCGGCCGCATTTTCGAGGACCACACGCTGTCGCTCCCCGAACGCCTGGCCCGGGCTTTCGCCGAAGCGGTTCGCCACCTGCGCCAGATCGAAAAGCCGTTTCTGGAAGACCTGGCCCGCTTTCTTCCCGACGTCTGGGCCGAAACCGAACGCTTCCGCTCCGAGACGATCGCGCGCCTGCTGGGCGGCGCGCTCCGAGAAGGTCGGGCGGCCGGATTCATCCGGACCGACGTGCCCGTGGAAATCATGCTCCGGAGCTTTCAGGCCGTGGCCGAACGCCTGGTGACGCCTTCGGCACTCATGGAACTGCCCTACACGCTGCCGGAAATGATCCGCCTGGTGATCCAGCTCCTGTTCGAAGGGATGCTGACCGACGCCGCGCGCGGCGACTTCCGAAAAGCCCTCGATGCGATTGCTTCCGAAGGAAATCTGACGCCTTAA
- a CDS encoding HlyD family secretion protein, with the protein MRTLLLSAMLLSGLLAGCRAARTDVLEVSGTIEATEVQLAARTTGEIVQFFVDEGDRVARGQPLVCQDTTQLALQLRQAEADVAAARANLALLEAGARSEDLEQAEARLQQAETRLEQARRDAARLEALHAQGSATDRQLEDARLQLRLAEAEYRAAQAQLEKLRHLARPEELAVARARVAQAEARRDLLRRQLDDACLEAPIDGIVSRRVADPGELAAPGSVLLTLVRLDTVYVQLYIPEPLIGAVQYGQPVTVRVDTWPDRTFEGRVTYISPEAEFTPRNVQTKEDRTRLVFRIKVTLPNPEGLLKPGMPADATLQPGA; encoded by the coding sequence ATGCGTACGCTCCTGCTTTCCGCTATGCTACTGAGCGGCCTGCTGGCCGGATGCCGGGCTGCCCGCACCGACGTGCTCGAAGTCTCGGGCACCATCGAGGCCACCGAAGTCCAGCTGGCCGCCCGCACGACCGGTGAGATCGTGCAGTTTTTTGTGGACGAAGGCGACCGCGTCGCACGCGGCCAGCCGCTGGTGTGCCAGGACACCACGCAGCTTGCGCTGCAGTTGCGCCAGGCCGAGGCCGACGTGGCGGCCGCCCGTGCCAACCTGGCGCTGCTGGAGGCCGGGGCCCGGTCCGAAGACCTCGAGCAGGCCGAGGCCCGGCTCCAGCAGGCGGAAACGCGCCTGGAACAGGCCCGCCGCGATGCGGCCCGCCTCGAAGCGCTCCACGCACAGGGCAGCGCCACCGATCGTCAGCTCGAAGACGCCCGACTCCAGCTCCGACTTGCCGAAGCCGAATACCGGGCCGCACAGGCCCAGCTCGAAAAGCTCCGGCACCTGGCCCGTCCCGAAGAGCTGGCCGTCGCCCGTGCCCGCGTCGCGCAGGCCGAAGCCCGGCGCGATCTGCTCCGCCGCCAGCTCGACGACGCCTGCCTCGAGGCGCCGATCGACGGGATTGTCAGTCGCCGCGTAGCCGATCCAGGCGAGCTGGCCGCCCCCGGCTCGGTGCTGCTGACGCTCGTCCGGCTCGACACGGTCTACGTGCAACTGTACATCCCCGAGCCGCTGATCGGCGCCGTGCAGTACGGCCAACCCGTCACAGTGCGCGTCGATACCTGGCCCGACCGCACCTTCGAGGGCCGCGTCACCTACATCTCGCCCGAGGCCGAATTCACCCCCCGTAACGTGCAGACGAAGGAAGACCGCACACGGCTGGTCTTTCGCATCAAGGTGACGCTGCCCAATCCGGAAGGGCTGCTCAAACCCGGCATGCCCGCCGACGCCACCCTACAACCCGGCGCCTGA
- a CDS encoding ABC transporter ATP-binding protein: MTPPIELRAVTKRFGPITALAGVSLSVSEGEMFGLVGPDGAGKTTLLRLVAGIARADEGVVRVLGHDLTTEARRIRPFIGYMAQRFSLYGDLTVEENLRFFARLHGTGTDRAWQERLLEMTGLAPFRTRLADYLSGGMKQKLALICTLVYRPRLLLLDEPTTGVDPVARRQFWELLVEFQQEGLTIVLATPYLDEAERCRRVALLHQGRILALDTPEALRASLPGRLFELTATPVREAARQLRAWLEAHRVQLIGNRIHLLLDHDDELTPLLGRLEAEGTVRVHDCQPIAPTLENVFLAYLTEQSTPSKQIDDVR, encoded by the coding sequence ATGACGCCCCCGATCGAGCTACGCGCCGTCACGAAACGCTTCGGGCCGATCACGGCCCTGGCCGGCGTGTCGCTGTCGGTCAGTGAAGGCGAGATGTTCGGACTCGTCGGACCCGACGGCGCCGGCAAGACCACGCTGCTGCGCCTGGTGGCCGGCATCGCCCGGGCCGACGAGGGCGTCGTGCGCGTGCTCGGCCATGACCTGACCACCGAAGCCCGGCGCATTCGCCCGTTTATCGGCTACATGGCCCAGCGGTTTTCGCTCTACGGCGACCTGACCGTCGAGGAAAATCTTCGCTTTTTCGCGCGCCTGCACGGCACTGGCACCGACCGGGCCTGGCAGGAGCGCCTGCTGGAGATGACTGGCCTGGCTCCGTTCCGCACCCGGCTGGCCGACTACCTTTCGGGCGGCATGAAGCAGAAGCTGGCGCTCATCTGCACGCTCGTCTACCGCCCACGCCTGCTGCTGCTCGACGAGCCCACCACGGGCGTCGATCCCGTCGCCCGACGCCAGTTCTGGGAGCTGCTCGTGGAGTTTCAGCAGGAAGGACTGACGATCGTGCTGGCCACGCCCTATCTGGACGAAGCCGAGCGCTGCCGCCGCGTGGCCCTGCTCCATCAGGGTCGCATCCTGGCGCTCGATACACCCGAAGCGCTCCGTGCGTCGCTCCCCGGCCGTCTGTTCGAACTGACGGCCACACCCGTGCGCGAAGCGGCCCGCCAGCTTCGCGCCTGGCTCGAGGCGCACCGCGTGCAGCTCATCGGCAACCGCATTCACCTGCTGCTCGATCACGACGATGAACTGACGCCATTACTCGGCCGTCTCGAAGCCGAGGGCACCGTGCGGGTGCACGACTGCCAACCCATTGCGCCCACGCTGGAAAACGTCTTCCTCGCCTACCTGACCGAGCAGTCTACCCCATCAAAGCAAATCGACGATGTACGATGA